One genomic window of Camelina sativa cultivar DH55 chromosome 5, Cs, whole genome shotgun sequence includes the following:
- the LOC104786662 gene encoding probable N-acetyltransferase HLS1, with protein sequence MVGQWEEEVDGQVVIRCYDERRDIIQMNRVEKSCEICHDDQTLLSTDSLGDPICRIRNSPLFTMLVAEVGNKLVGSIQGSVKPVEFYDKSVRVGYVLGLRVVPQYRRHGIGSILVRKLEEWFVSHNADYAYMATQKDNEASLGLFIGTLGYNVFRNPAILVNPVNPGGSLKLPSDIEIRMLKLKEAEPLYRRHVAATTEFFPGDIDKILRNKLSVGTWVASYKNDNIGSWAMLSVWDSSKVFKLRIKKAPLSYLLLTKVSNLFGKILSLFGLRSLPDLFNPFGFYFLYGVHAEGPLSGKLVRALCEHVHNMAASDDDGARKVVVVEVDGGSNGGDDDSLGRCIPHWKMLSCDDDMWCIKPLKCEEEMNGLSEFSKMCLRSKPRSSLFVDPRDL encoded by the exons ATGGTGGGGCAatgggaagaagaagttgatggGCAGGTGGTGATCAGATGCTACGATGAGCGTAGGGACATAATTCAAATGAATCGTGTGGAGAAGAGTTGTGAGATTTGTCACGATGACCAAACTCTTCTCTCCACAGACAGTTTAGGCGATCCGATATGCAGGATCAGAAACAGTCCTCTCTTCACTATGCTg GTGGCAGAAGTTGGGAACAAGCTGGTGGGTTCCATACAAGGCTCAGTAAAGCCAGTGGAGTTTTATGATAAGTCAGTGAGAGTGGGTTACGTTCTTGGTCTCAGAGTTGTGCCTCAGTACCGACGCCATGGCATTGGTTCGATTCTGGTGAGAAAGCTTGAGGAATGGTTCGTGTCTCATAATGCTGACTATGCTTACATGGCCACTCAAAAGGACAATGAAGCCTCTCTCGGTCTCTTCATCGGAACACTTGGCTATAACGTCTTCAGAAACCCCGCAATCCTGGTCAATCCCGTCAACCCTGGTGGCAGTTTAAAACTGCCGTCCGACATCGAAATAAGGATGCTAAAG TTGAAAGAAGCCGAGCCGTTGTACCGGAGACACGTGGCAGCAACGACGGAGTTTTTCCCGGGTGACATAGACAAAATCTTGCGTAACAAGTTAAGTGTGGGGACATGGGTGGCTTCCTACAAGAATGACAACATCGGAAGCTGGGCGATGCTTAGTGTTTGGGATAGTAGCAAAGTCTTCAAACTTAGGATCAAGAAAGCTCCTTTGAGCTATTTGCTTCTCACTAAAGTTTCCAACCTTTTCGGTAAAATTTTGTCGTTATTTGGATTAAGGTCGTTGCCTGATCTGTTTAATCCATTTGGGTTCTATTTCCTTTACGGGGTTCACGCGGAAGGTCCGTTAAGTGGGAAACTCGTTAGGGCTTTGTGTGAGCACGTTCATAACATGGCTGCATCAGATGATGATGGCGCACGTAAAGTCGTGGTGGTGGAGGTTGATGGAGGAAGCAACGGTGGGGATGATGATTCTTTGGGTAGGTGTATTCCACATTGGAAAATGCTTTCATGTGACGATGATATGTGGTGTATCAAGCCGTTGAAATGCGAGGAGGAGATGAATGGTTTGAGTGAGTTTAGCAAAATGTGCTTAAGATCAAAACCTCGGTCTTCGCTCTTTGTGGATCCAAGAGATCTGTAG
- the LOC104786665 gene encoding zinc transporter 6, chloroplastic-like encodes MSSCVTGTEAALRAAACRDGDAAAHLKLLAVFVIFLTSVLGVWGPVLLARYFHGKPLYDKAILVIKCFAAGVILSTSLVHVLPEAFEALADCQVSSRHPWRDFPFAGLVTMIGAITALLVDLTASEHMGHGGGGGGGGGGMEYMPVGKAVGGIEMREGKFGADLEIQENSEEEIVKMKQRLVSQVLEIGIIFHSVIIGVTMGMSQNKCTIRPLIAALSFHQIFEGLGLGGCIAQAGFKAGTVVYMCLMFAVTTPLGIVLGMVIFSLTGYDDQNPNALIMEGLLGSLSSGILIYMALVDLIALDFFHNKMLTSPGESSSRLKKLCFVALVLGSASMSLLALWA; translated from the exons aTGTCTTCTTGCGTCACCGGAACAGAGGCGGCGTTACGAGCAGCTGCATGTAGAGACGGCGACGCAGCGGCACATCTAAAGCTATTAGCCGTCTTCGTCATCTTCTTGACAAGCGTTTTAGGTGTTTGGGGACCTGTTTTACTCGCTAGATACTTTCACGGGAAGCCTCTCTACGACAAAGCGATTCTTGTGATCAAGTGTTTCGCCGCCGGCGTGATTCTCTCCACGTCGCTAGTCCACGTGTTACCTGAAGCCTTCGAGGCCCTCGCTGACTGCCAAGTGTCCTCTCGTCATCCTTGGAGGGATTTTCCTTTCGCTGGTTTGGTTACTATGATCGGAGCTATAACGGCGTTGTTGGTTGATTTAACGGCGAGTGAACATATGGGacacggtggtggtggtggtggcggcggcggaggGATGGAGTATATGCCGGTTGGTAAGGCGGTTGGGGGGATAGAGATGAGAGAAGGAAAGTTTGGGGCTGATTTGGaaatacaagaaaatagtgAGGAGGAGATTgtgaagatgaaacaaagattaGTGTCACAAGTTCTTGAAATTGGGATTATATTTCATTCGGTTATAATTGGAGTAACTATGGGAATGTCACAAAATAAGTGTACCATTAGACCTTTGATTGCTGCACTTTCGTTTCATCAGATTTTTGAAGGTTTAGGTCTTGGTGGTTGCATCGCTCAG GCTGGCTTTAAGGCAGGGACAGTGGTGTACATGTGCTTGATGTTCGCGGTAACAACGCCTCTCGGGATTGTACTAGGGATGGTGATTTTCTCATTGACCGGGTACGATGATCAGAACCCAAACGCATTGATAATGGAAGGTTTATTGGGATCACTATCTTCAGGGATTCTAATATACATGGCCTTAGTTGATCTTATTGCACTGGATTTCTTCCATAACAAGATGCTTACATCGCCCGGTGAATCGAGTTCTCGGCTGAAGAAGTTATGTTTTGTCGCTTTGGTTTTGGGTTCTGCCTCTATGTCACTGCTTGCTCTTTGGGCTTAG